One Stenotrophomonas oahuensis genomic region harbors:
- a CDS encoding carboxymuconolactone decarboxylase family protein — protein MSRIPLVTPAAATGDTQTLLGQIHGAFGATPNMFRAVANSPAALKSMWGSFGALGGGVIPAALGEKIAVAIANRNACEYCLAAHTALGRKAGASSQEMSAAQGGQSDDPKTAAALHFALRVVEGRGQIEDGDVARLRSVGFNDEEIVEILAHVALNLFTNYVNVAFAVPVDFPGVKLR, from the coding sequence ATGTCCCGTATCCCGCTTGTTACCCCCGCTGCCGCCACCGGCGACACCCAGACCCTGCTTGGCCAGATCCACGGCGCGTTCGGGGCCACCCCCAACATGTTCCGTGCCGTGGCCAACTCCCCGGCTGCGCTGAAGAGCATGTGGGGTTCGTTCGGAGCCCTGGGCGGCGGCGTCATCCCGGCCGCATTGGGCGAGAAGATCGCCGTGGCCATCGCCAACCGCAATGCCTGCGAATACTGCCTGGCCGCACACACCGCACTGGGCCGCAAAGCCGGTGCCAGCAGCCAGGAAATGAGCGCGGCGCAGGGCGGTCAGTCCGACGACCCGAAGACCGCTGCTGCCCTGCACTTCGCCCTGCGTGTGGTGGAAGGGCGTGGCCAGATCGAAGACGGCGACGTGGCCCGGCTGCGCAGCGTCGGCTTCAATGACGAAGAGATCGTCGAGATCCTCGCCCATGTGGCCTTGAACCTGTTCACCAACTACGTCAACGTCGCGTTTGCGGTGCCGGTCGACTTTCCCGGCGTGAAGCTGCGCTGA
- a CDS encoding AraC family transcriptional regulator produces MSLIDVNSSEVGVPAIDRLTPVLERFRVQASLFHAGPLCGLSTFDAQPGRGFLHVLRRGEMELLLRQGARTERTPLCEPTLLLFPRAVHHEFINPPVDGSDFTCATLDFDGGNRNPIVQALPDAVVLPLKEIDGLGGALDLLFAEADQTRCGSRLLANRLFEVVLIQVLRWIIDHPERAQVTPGMMRGLSEPRLAKALMAVHAAPEADWTLERMAEHAGMSRSAFAAAFKSATGATPAAYALDWKLNVATSLLRAGRPVKQVALELGFADAPTFSRAFRRRNGSSPREWLSQRHA; encoded by the coding sequence ATGTCGCTGATTGATGTCAATTCGTCCGAGGTGGGTGTGCCGGCGATCGACCGCCTGACGCCCGTGCTGGAGCGCTTCCGGGTCCAGGCCAGCCTGTTCCACGCCGGTCCCTTATGTGGATTGAGCACCTTCGATGCGCAACCGGGCCGCGGCTTCCTGCACGTGCTGCGCCGGGGCGAGATGGAACTTCTGCTGCGCCAGGGGGCAAGGACAGAGCGCACGCCGCTGTGCGAACCCACCCTGCTGCTGTTCCCGCGCGCGGTGCACCATGAGTTCATCAATCCACCGGTGGACGGTTCGGACTTCACCTGCGCCACCCTGGATTTCGATGGTGGCAACCGCAATCCCATCGTGCAGGCGCTGCCCGATGCGGTAGTGCTGCCGTTGAAGGAGATCGACGGTCTGGGCGGCGCGCTGGACCTCCTGTTCGCCGAGGCCGACCAGACCCGCTGCGGCTCGCGCCTGCTTGCCAACCGGCTGTTCGAGGTGGTGTTGATCCAGGTGCTGCGCTGGATCATCGATCATCCCGAGCGTGCGCAGGTAACACCCGGGATGATGCGTGGGCTTTCAGAACCGCGTCTGGCCAAGGCGTTGATGGCGGTGCATGCTGCCCCGGAAGCCGATTGGACGCTGGAGCGCATGGCGGAACACGCTGGCATGTCGCGCAGCGCCTTTGCGGCTGCGTTCAAGAGTGCGACCGGCGCTACGCCGGCCGCCTATGCGTTGGACTGGAAGCTCAACGTGGCCACGTCGTTGCTGCGTGCGGGGCGGCCGGTGAAGCAGGTGGCGCTGGAGCTGGGGTTTGCCGATGCGCCAACATTTTCGAGGGCGTTTCGCCGGCGCAACGGCAGCTCGCCACGTGAGTGGTTGAGCCAGCGACACGCGTGA
- a CDS encoding LysR family transcriptional regulator encodes MLSIEELALLEAIRETGSLSRAAARLGKAPSTVSHAARQLEARFDALLFDRRRYRLQLTPAGHLLAQEASRVMLDVDRLTRRVKQVAGGWEDRLWIVTDEILEFETLLPVIRAFDALDSGVTLRITHEVLTGTWDALRDGRADLVVGATNEPPVIPGLRWFELGVMDWVFAVAPHHPLGKATEPLEPSQLLQHRAVVVADTSRRVEVRGYGVQGGQPTLAVPSMHAKIHAQREGLGVGWLPRQRVAGLLERGALVEKTMANPREPNLLYVAWRGDHQGRALDWWLAQLRQERLAARLVQGIAVT; translated from the coding sequence ATGTTGTCCATCGAAGAACTGGCCCTGCTGGAGGCCATACGGGAGACCGGCAGCCTGTCGCGGGCAGCGGCCCGGCTGGGCAAGGCACCGTCCACGGTGTCGCATGCCGCCCGACAGCTGGAAGCGCGCTTCGACGCGCTGCTGTTCGACCGTCGCCGCTACCGCCTGCAGCTCACCCCGGCCGGCCATCTGCTGGCCCAGGAAGCGTCGCGGGTGATGCTGGACGTTGACCGCCTCACCCGCCGGGTAAAGCAGGTCGCCGGTGGCTGGGAAGACCGGCTGTGGATTGTCACCGACGAGATCCTGGAATTCGAAACCCTGTTGCCGGTGATTCGTGCGTTCGATGCGCTCGACTCCGGGGTCACCCTGCGCATCACCCATGAGGTGCTGACCGGCACCTGGGATGCACTGCGTGACGGGCGAGCGGATCTGGTGGTGGGGGCTACCAATGAGCCGCCGGTCATTCCCGGCCTGCGCTGGTTCGAACTGGGGGTGATGGACTGGGTCTTTGCCGTCGCCCCGCACCATCCGCTGGGCAAGGCGACCGAACCGCTGGAGCCGTCGCAGCTGCTGCAGCATCGTGCAGTGGTGGTGGCCGATACCTCGCGGCGGGTCGAGGTGCGCGGCTACGGCGTACAGGGCGGGCAGCCCACCTTGGCCGTACCCAGCATGCACGCCAAGATCCATGCCCAGCGCGAGGGACTGGGTGTGGGTTGGCTGCCGCGCCAGCGCGTGGCCGGGCTGCTGGAGCGGGGCGCTCTGGTTGAAAAGACCATGGCCAATCCGCGCGAACCCAACCTGCTGTATGTGGCGTGGCGCGGCGACCATCAGGGCCGCGCGCTGGACTGGTGGCTGGCGCAGCTCAGGCAGGAACGCCTGGCTGCGCGCCTGGTGCAGGGCATCGCCGTCACTTGA
- a CDS encoding alpha/beta fold hydrolase, producing MNTFVRLFRRSAAVVVMLAALHATAQAAGNTQIQDHSADVNGVTLHYLQAGAGDALPVVLLHGYAETSHMWRPLMPKLAGTHVVIAPDLRGAGQSSKPDGGYDKKTLAQDIHALVQKLGYPKVRIVGHDIGLMVAYAYAAQYPDEVDSIVLMDAFLPGVGDWTHVWLLRDLWHFHFYGETPLKLVDGRERTYFEHFWNDFAADRTHSIPEADRRFYAKEYARPGGMRAGFEYFKAFEQDAKDFAGFAQTPLHMPMLVLSGEKAGGQFLIDQAKLVDTDVQGVIVKGSGHWLMEEAPEQTIPALVAFLDR from the coding sequence ATGAATACCTTTGTTCGACTGTTCCGTCGTTCCGCGGCGGTGGTGGTGATGCTGGCTGCGCTGCACGCCACTGCGCAGGCAGCCGGCAACACTCAGATCCAGGACCATAGCGCCGACGTCAATGGCGTCACCCTGCATTATCTGCAGGCCGGCGCAGGCGATGCCTTGCCGGTGGTGCTGCTGCACGGCTACGCCGAAACCAGCCACATGTGGCGACCGCTGATGCCCAAGCTCGCCGGCACTCATGTGGTGATCGCGCCGGATCTTCGCGGCGCGGGCCAGTCGTCCAAGCCGGACGGCGGTTACGACAAGAAGACGCTCGCACAGGACATCCATGCCCTGGTGCAGAAGCTGGGTTACCCGAAGGTGCGCATCGTCGGCCATGACATCGGCCTGATGGTGGCCTATGCCTACGCGGCGCAGTACCCGGACGAAGTGGACAGCATCGTGCTGATGGATGCGTTCCTGCCTGGCGTCGGCGACTGGACCCACGTGTGGCTGCTGCGCGACCTGTGGCATTTCCACTTCTACGGCGAAACTCCGTTGAAGCTGGTGGACGGGCGCGAGCGCACGTATTTCGAGCACTTCTGGAATGATTTCGCGGCAGACCGCACACATTCGATTCCGGAAGCCGACCGCCGGTTCTATGCGAAGGAATATGCGCGGCCGGGTGGCATGCGTGCGGGCTTTGAGTACTTCAAGGCGTTCGAGCAGGATGCGAAGGACTTTGCGGGCTTTGCGCAGACGCCGCTGCATATGCCGATGCTCGTTTTGTCCGGCGAGAAGGCGGGCGGGCAGTTCCTGATCGACCAGGCCAAGCTGGTGGACACCGATGTGCAGGGCGTGATCGTGAAGGGCTCGGGTCACTGGTTGATGGAGGAGGCACCTGAGCAGACCATTCCGGCGCTGGTGGCGTTTCTGGATCGGTGA
- a CDS encoding ATP-grasp domain-containing protein, whose protein sequence is MPMEKVRWIVQSNLGSRRDIEAIADACQKLGLECLQVAVIPFSDALPEVPTDAPAVFYGSANFATNVHRSGRWVPGVFFDEQAFQFTHTLQQYGDECLNSDARVTTMAELAALDLADDVRLFVRPVADLKEFAGTEFSLGEYRSWYARLAGGDFDLGPDTPIIAASIKPIEHEWRLFLVHGRVVAGSHYRSHGELQVSPEIPPEVRVYAEQMAAVWSPSAVFVLDVAQSQGRLCVIEINGFNSSGFYASNIQDIVEAVSEVATHPKPSDPHFVA, encoded by the coding sequence ATGCCAATGGAAAAAGTACGATGGATCGTTCAATCCAATCTGGGCAGTCGGAGGGACATAGAGGCGATCGCCGATGCCTGCCAGAAGCTGGGACTGGAATGCCTCCAGGTTGCCGTCATCCCCTTCTCCGATGCACTGCCTGAGGTACCGACCGACGCTCCCGCCGTCTTCTACGGGTCGGCAAATTTTGCCACCAACGTGCACCGTTCTGGTCGCTGGGTACCGGGGGTTTTCTTCGACGAGCAGGCGTTCCAGTTCACTCACACCCTTCAGCAGTACGGAGACGAGTGCCTCAATTCCGACGCCCGGGTGACCACCATGGCAGAGTTAGCAGCGCTTGATCTGGCCGACGACGTGCGCCTGTTTGTGCGTCCGGTGGCGGATCTGAAGGAGTTTGCCGGAACCGAGTTCAGCCTCGGCGAGTACCGGAGTTGGTATGCCCGTCTGGCCGGGGGCGACTTCGATCTGGGCCCCGATACACCAATCATCGCCGCCTCGATCAAGCCCATCGAACACGAATGGCGGCTGTTTCTGGTCCACGGCCGGGTGGTGGCCGGTAGTCACTACCGTAGTCATGGCGAGTTGCAGGTATCGCCAGAGATTCCGCCTGAGGTACGCGTCTACGCCGAGCAGATGGCGGCGGTCTGGAGTCCCTCGGCCGTGTTCGTTCTCGATGTGGCGCAATCGCAGGGACGCCTCTGCGTCATCGAGATCAACGGATTCAACAGCTCCGGCTTTTACGCCAGCAACATTCAGGACATCGTGGAGGCGGTCTCCGAAGTGGCGACACACCCCAAGCCATCCGACCCCCACTTCGTCGCGTGA
- a CDS encoding SDR family oxidoreductase, giving the protein MNRFNQKTVLITGGSSGIGLATAQAFAAEGARVVITGRDAASLEQARATLGSTALAVVNDAGSTTAAQALAASLSTEGVRLDAVFLNAGAAKFAPFADVDEALWDQIFNTNIKGPYFQLQALLPLLNHGASVVINGSINARIGMPNTSVYAASKAAVISLAKTLSAELLPRGVRVNVLSPGPVATPIYNKLGLDAAQLEATAAQIQSQIPLGRFGTPEEIAATVLHLSSPESAYIVGTEIIADGGMSQL; this is encoded by the coding sequence ATGAACCGTTTCAACCAGAAGACCGTCCTGATCACCGGCGGCAGCAGCGGCATCGGCCTGGCGACCGCCCAGGCGTTTGCGGCGGAAGGGGCCCGGGTGGTCATCACCGGCCGCGACGCCGCCAGCCTGGAGCAGGCGCGCGCCACCCTCGGTTCGACCGCGCTGGCGGTCGTCAACGATGCCGGCTCGACCACGGCGGCGCAGGCGCTGGCTGCCAGCCTCAGTACTGAGGGCGTCCGTCTGGATGCCGTGTTCCTCAACGCCGGTGCGGCAAAGTTCGCCCCGTTTGCGGACGTGGACGAGGCCCTGTGGGACCAGATCTTCAACACCAACATCAAGGGGCCGTACTTCCAACTGCAGGCGCTGCTGCCGTTGCTCAACCACGGCGCATCCGTGGTCATCAACGGCTCGATCAACGCCCGTATCGGCATGCCCAACACCTCGGTGTATGCCGCCAGCAAGGCGGCCGTGATCTCTCTGGCCAAGACGCTGTCGGCGGAGCTGCTGCCGCGTGGCGTACGGGTCAACGTGCTCAGCCCGGGTCCGGTGGCCACACCGATCTACAACAAGCTCGGGCTGGACGCAGCGCAGCTGGAAGCCACCGCCGCGCAGATCCAGAGCCAGATTCCGCTGGGCCGCTTTGGCACCCCGGAAGAGATCGCCGCCACCGTGCTGCACCTGTCCTCGCCCGAATCGGCCTACATCGTCGGCACCGAGATCATTGCCGACGGTGGCATGAGCCAGCTGTAA
- a CDS encoding efflux RND transporter periplasmic adaptor subunit, translating to MRSLLLRSSLLVLSLAVLTACGGKDDAEADASTTSALPVSVAAAQTQVMPRTVLVSGPVSAFEEMQLGVEISGQRVTALNVDVGQYVKKGQILLQLDHRTLDSELAQAEASLRQAQASQELARLNYQRSEKLAAEKLISESSLDELRANRLNAEAQTATARASRDSAQLRRDFADLRAPADGLISKRLVQPGQVVSAGTELLRLIRDGRLEWRAELPEDQLTGVAVGNPVQLPYAGQTITGRIRAVTPGVDAQTRTGTVYADLPEPGTLKQGVYVEGRIVTGDGEVLTIPTAAIVQRDGHSYVFSVSDKQQATRHRVRTGQALQGRTAILEGLKAGDKVVVEGAGFLGEGDRVRVVDASAAKKAAAQ from the coding sequence ATGCGTTCGCTCTTACTTCGCTCCTCCCTGCTGGTGCTTTCCCTGGCCGTACTGACCGCCTGCGGCGGCAAGGACGATGCCGAGGCCGATGCGTCCACCACTTCGGCGCTGCCGGTATCGGTGGCCGCTGCACAGACGCAGGTGATGCCGCGCACGGTGCTGGTGTCCGGGCCGGTCAGCGCCTTCGAGGAAATGCAGCTGGGCGTGGAGATCAGCGGCCAGCGCGTCACCGCCCTCAACGTGGACGTCGGCCAGTACGTCAAGAAGGGGCAGATCCTTCTGCAGCTGGACCATCGCACTCTGGACAGCGAGCTGGCCCAGGCCGAAGCCTCGCTGCGCCAGGCGCAGGCCTCGCAGGAGCTGGCCCGCCTGAACTACCAACGCAGCGAAAAGCTGGCGGCGGAAAAGCTGATCAGCGAAAGCAGCCTGGATGAGCTGCGGGCCAATCGTCTCAACGCGGAGGCGCAGACCGCCACCGCCCGCGCCTCGCGTGACTCGGCACAGCTGCGCCGCGATTTCGCCGACCTGCGCGCCCCGGCCGATGGCTTGATCTCCAAGCGGCTGGTCCAGCCGGGCCAGGTCGTGTCGGCCGGTACCGAACTGCTGCGCCTGATCCGCGATGGTCGCCTGGAGTGGCGCGCTGAGCTGCCCGAAGACCAGCTGACTGGCGTGGCCGTGGGTAACCCGGTGCAGCTGCCGTACGCCGGCCAGACCATCACCGGTCGCATCCGCGCCGTAACCCCGGGCGTGGATGCGCAGACCCGTACCGGCACTGTGTACGCCGATCTGCCCGAACCGGGCACGCTGAAGCAGGGCGTGTACGTGGAAGGCCGCATCGTCACCGGCGACGGTGAAGTGCTCACCATTCCCACTGCCGCCATCGTGCAGCGCGACGGCCACAGCTATGTGTTCAGCGTCAGCGACAAGCAGCAGGCCACTCGTCACCGCGTGCGCACCGGCCAAGCGCTGCAGGGTCGCACCGCGATCCTGGAAGGCCTGAAAGCCGGCGACAAGGTGGTGGTGGAGGGCGCAGGCTTCCTGGGTGAAGGCGACCGCGTGCGCGTGGTCGATGCCAGCGCCGCCAAGAAGGCGGCCGCGCAATGA
- a CDS encoding alpha/beta hydrolase produces MNSTLHAVASGPGRPGPSRSEEIIAGGEGELFIRSWRPAGIPRAVLAIVPGFNSHSGHYLWAAEQFTAMGLAVYAVDLRGRGKSSGPRFHVRHFDDYLADVDSLLRLARAREPGLPVFLLGHSAGGVIATGYTLEHQDELAGLICESFAFRVPAPSAVLTLVRWFSGPFPTLPVLKLPNKEFSRLPDVVRALNADPLIANEKQTALTVAQMLAGNDRLERGFSSLRLPVLIVHGDADKVTVPAGSQIFFDNAGSQDKTLKLYKGHAHDLLNDDGREQVVADFKQWIERHLPTQDAAGVA; encoded by the coding sequence ATGAACAGCACCCTGCATGCCGTTGCTTCCGGTCCCGGCCGCCCCGGTCCGTCGCGCAGTGAGGAGATCATCGCCGGCGGCGAGGGCGAACTATTCATCCGCAGTTGGCGACCTGCCGGAATCCCCCGCGCGGTGCTGGCCATCGTGCCGGGCTTCAACTCGCACAGCGGCCACTACCTGTGGGCCGCCGAACAGTTCACCGCGATGGGGCTGGCGGTGTACGCGGTGGACCTGCGCGGACGCGGCAAGTCCAGCGGACCGCGCTTCCATGTCCGGCATTTCGACGATTACCTGGCCGACGTGGACAGCCTGCTGCGCCTGGCCCGCGCACGCGAGCCGGGCCTGCCGGTATTCCTGCTCGGGCACAGTGCCGGCGGGGTGATCGCCACCGGCTACACCCTGGAACACCAGGACGAGTTGGCCGGGTTGATCTGCGAGAGCTTCGCCTTCCGTGTACCGGCTCCGTCGGCAGTGCTGACACTGGTGCGCTGGTTCAGTGGGCCCTTCCCCACCTTGCCGGTGCTGAAGCTGCCGAACAAGGAGTTCTCACGGCTTCCCGATGTGGTCAGGGCGCTCAATGCCGATCCCTTGATCGCCAATGAAAAACAGACGGCGCTGACCGTGGCGCAGATGCTGGCCGGCAATGACCGGCTGGAACGTGGGTTCTCCAGCCTGCGTCTGCCGGTGCTTATCGTGCATGGCGACGCCGACAAGGTGACCGTGCCGGCGGGCAGCCAGATCTTCTTCGATAACGCCGGTTCGCAGGACAAGACACTGAAACTCTACAAAGGCCATGCCCATGACCTGCTCAATGACGACGGCCGTGAGCAGGTGGTGGCCGACTTCAAACAGTGGATCGAACGGCATTTGCCCACGCAGGACGCCGCGGGCGTCGCCTGA
- a CDS encoding TetR/AcrR family transcriptional regulator C-terminal domain-containing protein yields the protein MRQAIARDNIVDAAFRLLDEAGMEGVTLRKVACSLGIRAPSLYWHFKSKQALVDAMADAMIVDVARHIPEGQPWRQTLLQIAREFRVAFKARRDGARVYAGTFIATENVLRVGEASIVALTNAGAPASFAATAAMDLVYYTMGFVIEEQSWPGDGSMEALGEAFMALAEQRFPHCWQAREVWREVDFDTRFEQGVGLMLDGIEQRLARTS from the coding sequence ATGCGTCAGGCCATCGCCCGCGACAACATTGTGGACGCCGCCTTCAGGCTTCTCGACGAAGCCGGCATGGAGGGCGTCACCCTGCGCAAGGTGGCCTGTTCGCTGGGCATCCGCGCGCCTTCGCTGTACTGGCACTTCAAGAGCAAGCAGGCGCTGGTGGATGCCATGGCCGACGCGATGATTGTCGACGTGGCCCGGCACATCCCTGAAGGCCAGCCCTGGCGGCAGACCCTGCTGCAGATCGCGCGCGAGTTCCGGGTGGCGTTCAAAGCCCGGCGTGATGGCGCGCGGGTGTATGCCGGCACCTTCATCGCCACCGAAAACGTACTGCGGGTGGGCGAGGCCAGCATTGTTGCGCTGACCAACGCCGGCGCGCCGGCCAGCTTCGCCGCCACCGCCGCGATGGACCTCGTGTATTACACGATGGGTTTCGTGATTGAAGAACAGTCGTGGCCAGGCGACGGCAGCATGGAAGCGCTGGGTGAGGCCTTCATGGCCCTGGCCGAACAGCGTTTCCCGCACTGCTGGCAGGCCCGCGAGGTCTGGCGTGAAGTCGACTTCGATACCCGTTTTGAACAAGGCGTGGGGCTGATGCTGGACGGCATCGAACAGCGCCTCGCCCGCACCTCCTGA